A window from Mesorhizobium sp. WSM2240 encodes these proteins:
- the sdhD gene encoding succinate dehydrogenase, hydrophobic membrane anchor protein: MSDMRTPLNKVRGLGSAKDGTGHFWRIRLTSIALVPLSLFLLGWILSVGGASYGEVRAALAQPLIALTASLFILISLDHMRLGMQIIIEDYVHGEGAKVTLLMLNIFFAVTVGAASVFAILKIAFGG, translated from the coding sequence ATGTCCGATATGCGAACTCCCCTGAACAAGGTGCGCGGCCTCGGCTCGGCCAAGGATGGAACCGGCCATTTCTGGCGCATCCGACTCACCTCGATCGCGCTCGTACCGCTTTCGCTGTTTCTTCTCGGCTGGATTCTCTCGGTCGGCGGCGCGAGCTACGGCGAGGTGCGGGCAGCGCTTGCGCAGCCGCTGATTGCGCTTACGGCATCGCTGTTCATCCTGATCAGCCTCGACCATATGCGGCTCGGCATGCAGATCATCATCGAGGACTATGTTCACGGCGAGGGCGCGAAGGTCACGCTGCTGATGCTGAACATCTTCTTTGCCGTGACAGTCGGCGCGGCAAGCGTGTTCGCCATTCTCAAAATCGCATTCGGGGGCTGA
- the sdhC gene encoding succinate dehydrogenase, cytochrome b556 subunit yields the protein MSHSPATRPHARPLSPHLTVYRWPATMLMSILHRITGGALYFGTLLVAWWLIAAATSENAFNLANQVLGSWIGLIVLVGYTWALMLHMLGGIRHLIWDTGSGLEKDTSTQLAWATLAGSIVLTVLIWAGHLWFGA from the coding sequence ATGAGCCACTCACCAGCCACCCGGCCGCATGCGCGTCCTTTGTCGCCGCATCTCACGGTCTATCGCTGGCCGGCGACCATGCTGATGTCGATCCTGCACCGGATCACCGGCGGCGCGCTCTATTTCGGAACGCTGCTTGTCGCCTGGTGGCTGATCGCGGCGGCGACGTCGGAGAACGCCTTCAACCTCGCCAACCAGGTTCTCGGTTCATGGATCGGTCTTATCGTGCTGGTCGGCTACACCTGGGCACTGATGCTGCACATGCTCGGCGGGATCCGGCACCTGATCTGGGATACCGGTAGCGGTCTGGAAAAGGACACTTCGACCCAGCTCGCATGGGCGACGCTCGCCGGCTCCATCGTGCTGACGGTGCTGATCTGGGCCGGCCATCTCTGGTTCGGCGCATAG
- a CDS encoding GGDEF domain-containing protein, which yields MSGAGFILAINMMVAALLAVAFLMVAVYDKKNDAARWMAFGFALAMSNFGLEFAIASLGTSRLAVVASFAALLAAMAVFNAGVARKYEVAAPWRLMGVVFVASIATCYLIQEMPRDSFSRMLLYQLPYFLMQAVGVGIVWSAKSRRPLDNLFMAVLSASALQFLSKAFLFQAFGGTGATAHDYLKTNYALFSQSMGTVFAMAIALLMLVILVRDIFADVTAKSETDALSGLLNRGGFERHAEAALRDAVGTGLPMTLVISDLDHFKAVNDTFGHAAGDRVIEAFAGFLRSATGGHQIAGRIGGEEFAVALPGTNLSGARLFAEGARSAFAGLPIDGLPHDRRFTASFGVAELRGGEGISDLMRRADEALYDAKKGGRDCVRVFEAKERELSSAG from the coding sequence ATGAGCGGGGCGGGTTTTATTCTGGCGATAAACATGATGGTGGCCGCCCTCCTGGCGGTCGCTTTTCTCATGGTTGCGGTCTACGACAAGAAGAACGACGCGGCGCGCTGGATGGCGTTCGGCTTTGCGCTGGCAATGTCGAATTTCGGTCTCGAATTCGCCATCGCCTCGCTCGGAACATCCCGGCTCGCCGTGGTCGCGTCCTTTGCCGCCTTGCTCGCAGCCATGGCTGTATTCAACGCCGGCGTCGCCCGGAAATACGAGGTCGCCGCGCCATGGCGGCTGATGGGCGTAGTTTTCGTTGCCTCGATCGCGACCTGCTATCTGATCCAGGAGATGCCGCGGGATTCATTCAGCCGGATGCTGCTATACCAGTTGCCTTATTTCCTGATGCAGGCGGTCGGCGTCGGCATCGTATGGTCGGCCAAGTCGAGACGACCGCTCGACAATCTATTCATGGCGGTGCTGTCGGCGAGCGCCTTGCAGTTTCTGAGCAAGGCGTTTCTGTTCCAGGCATTCGGCGGCACCGGCGCGACCGCCCACGACTACCTGAAGACCAACTATGCATTGTTCTCCCAATCGATGGGAACCGTGTTCGCGATGGCCATTGCCTTGCTGATGCTGGTCATACTGGTGCGCGACATCTTCGCCGACGTCACGGCGAAATCGGAAACGGACGCATTGTCGGGGTTGCTGAATCGGGGCGGCTTCGAGCGCCACGCCGAGGCGGCGCTGCGCGACGCCGTAGGCACGGGTCTGCCGATGACGCTGGTTATTTCGGACCTCGACCATTTCAAAGCAGTCAACGACACATTCGGGCACGCGGCCGGCGACCGCGTCATCGAAGCCTTTGCGGGCTTTCTGCGTAGCGCCACCGGCGGCCATCAGATAGCCGGCCGCATCGGCGGCGAGGAATTCGCCGTCGCTCTGCCCGGAACCAACCTTTCGGGCGCGAGGCTTTTTGCCGAGGGAGCCCGCAGCGCCTTTGCCGGCCTGCCGATCGACGGCCTGCCGCATGACAGGCGCTTCACCGCAAGCTTCGGAGTTGCTGAACTTCGGGGTGGAGAAGGCATCTCCGACCTCATGCGAAGGGCGGACGAGGCGCTCTACGACGCCAAGAAAGGCGGCCGCGACTGCGTCCGCGTGTTCGAGGCGAAGGAGCGCGAGTTGTCGAGCGCGGGCTGA
- a CDS encoding GGDEF domain-containing protein: MDTRLIIALLNPGIALVLASAFLALWLHQRLRLYLAVLASAYSASAVGFLLQYFILPVGQELTKLLSNLCFTLAATCLAGAVVARYGRRVPYAALGILGLGGMIAFCWFLFVRPELTWRIYAINFAFGGISLVVAAELRTVRRNGPTESILFVLSLLAALNFFVRTIIALKINGPFNTYEGLQDSLYWTTSLLSHALLSLVIALSLFTAAALDILKGLKAESHTDPLSGLLNRRGFEERATAMLKRSHDSGVPAALVIADLDHFKAVNDTFGHAVGDQVIAAFAAQLRSKARKSAILGRLGGEEFAILFPGDLTAARMFAEDVRTSFSQHGSSGLPASARVTASFGVAVGEEELSALLRQADEALYQAKRNGRDSVRISYRRPQQRTIAPAGVRYA, encoded by the coding sequence TTGGACACTCGCCTAATCATAGCGCTGCTTAATCCTGGGATCGCCCTTGTTCTCGCATCGGCGTTCCTGGCGCTGTGGCTTCATCAGCGGCTCAGGCTTTATCTGGCGGTGCTGGCGTCGGCATATTCCGCCTCCGCGGTCGGTTTCCTGCTGCAGTATTTCATCCTGCCGGTCGGGCAGGAACTGACCAAGCTGCTCTCCAACCTGTGTTTCACGCTTGCCGCTACCTGCCTCGCCGGCGCCGTCGTGGCGCGCTATGGCAGGCGGGTGCCGTATGCCGCGCTCGGTATTCTGGGCCTCGGCGGCATGATCGCCTTTTGCTGGTTCCTGTTCGTCCGGCCCGAACTCACATGGCGGATCTACGCAATCAATTTCGCTTTCGGCGGCATCAGCCTTGTCGTTGCAGCCGAATTGCGCACGGTTCGACGAAACGGCCCGACGGAATCGATTCTCTTCGTGCTGTCGCTGCTTGCCGCGCTGAATTTCTTCGTGCGCACGATCATAGCTTTGAAAATCAATGGGCCTTTCAACACCTATGAGGGACTTCAGGATTCCCTCTACTGGACAACCTCGCTTCTGTCGCACGCGCTTCTGTCGCTTGTCATCGCGCTCAGCCTGTTCACCGCAGCAGCGCTCGACATCCTCAAGGGACTCAAGGCGGAATCGCATACCGATCCGCTGTCGGGGCTGCTCAACCGGCGCGGCTTCGAGGAACGGGCGACCGCTATGCTGAAGCGGTCGCATGACAGCGGCGTGCCGGCCGCGCTGGTGATCGCCGACCTCGATCATTTCAAGGCGGTAAATGACACATTCGGCCATGCTGTCGGCGATCAGGTGATTGCGGCCTTTGCGGCGCAGTTGCGTTCCAAGGCTAGAAAAAGCGCAATCCTGGGCCGGCTTGGCGGCGAGGAATTTGCGATCCTGTTTCCAGGCGACCTGACGGCTGCGCGCATGTTTGCCGAAGACGTCAGAACCTCGTTTTCGCAGCACGGCTCAAGCGGGCTGCCGGCGAGTGCAAGGGTCACCGCAAGCTTCGGCGTCGCTGTGGGCGAGGAAGAACTCTCGGCGCTTCTGCGCCAGGCCGACGAAGCGCTCTACCAGGCCAAGAGGAACGGCCGCGACAGCGTGCGGATTTCCTATCGGCGCCCGCAACAACGGACGATCGCGCCGGCAGGCGTTCGCTACGCCTGA